In Eubalaena glacialis isolate mEubGla1 chromosome 4, mEubGla1.1.hap2.+ XY, whole genome shotgun sequence, one DNA window encodes the following:
- the SAXO5 gene encoding LOW QUALITY PROTEIN: stabilizer of axonemal microtubules 5 (The sequence of the model RefSeq protein was modified relative to this genomic sequence to represent the inferred CDS: inserted 2 bases in 1 codon), with protein sequence MAAGPLLPCPMSWLELLKASHLALGPDPRLHVDAKQSTSHRDFPAYRNVTRGPLCQPPPCASLFQQDARWAGQELLSETDCAYAPASPLLSRERERELAWERTLAMQASNLHAHADSRARTGLSTARAHFGWPALPERASEQIRGARRVFDRDSVPSRDRAKLPIPPTAHQEFFPLHDICRKPREPSCHFEDLLVDITSQRPSKLGSRIWEHRRQDDSTSYQRQFQALPGPSALTCKRASSSTELGDFKIGYGPMCAEQKQAYRFCPQTGTKGPHDKAQASAHIHCVNIRPGDGLFHDRTAKGEHFYAGEPEPFVLHHADSGVAHREGNGCPGPGSLTTSTHFFHGQPLPXPPSRHVPHEKLQSHITLGEPSLLGQFFQTSMGADYLPPGMQKPPKALNLHLLQSNLPQGTGKTDFLTMNQKMLKPHRIAPASMTEEMPQRCKYSHLEPPLGRQRFFSTLNKDEFAFKYQGPAVLRWDDLQETHVPLGSPHQWGCGAGKVDPRAPQTPTYPCRSQQ encoded by the exons ATGGCCGCGGGACCCCTCCTGCCATGCCCAATGTCCTGGCTGGAACTCCTCAAGGCCTCGCACTTGGCGCTGGGGCCCGACCCGCGGCTGCACGTGGACGCCAAGCAGTCCACGTCGCACCGGGATTTTCCCGCCTACCGGAACGTTACCCGTGGGCCGCTGTGCCAGCCGCCGCCCTGCGCGTCCCTCTTCCAACAGGACGCGCGCTGGGCCGGCCAGGAGCTCCTGTCGGAGACGGACTGCGCGTATGCGCCCGCGTCGCCGCTGCTGTCGAGGGAGCGGGAGCGGGAACTGGCATGGGAGCGCACGCTCGCCATGCAGGCCAGCAACCTGCACGCGCACGCGGACTCCCGCGCCCGCACCGGCCTCTCCACCGCGCGCGCCCACTTCGGCTGGCCGGCGCTTCCGGAGCGCGCCAGCGAGCAGATCCGCGGCGCGCGCCGCGTCTTCGACCGCGACTCGGTGCCATCCCGCGACCGAGCCAAGCTGCCCATCCCGCCCACCGCCCACCAGGAGTTCTTCCCGCTCCACGACATTTGCCGGAAGCCCCGCGAGCCCTCCTGCCACTTCG AGGACCTTCTGGTAGACATCACTAGTCAGAGACCCTCCAAGCTGGGTTCACGGATT tGGGAGCACAGGAGACAGGATGACAGCACCTCCTACCAGAGACAGTTCCAGGCCCTTCCAGGCCCATCTGCCTTGACGTGTAAGAGG GCCTCCTCCAGCACAGAACTGGGAGACTTCAAGATTGGCTATGGGCCCATGTGTGCAGAGCAGAAACAAGCCTACAGGTTCTGCCCCCAGACAGGTACGAAGGGACC GCATGACAAGGCCCAGGCCTCAGCCCACATCCACTGTGTGAATATTCGACCTGGAGATGGCCTCTTCCACGACAGGACCGCCAAGGGTGAACACTTCTATGCCGGGGAGCCAG AGCCTTTTGTTCTTCACCACGCAGACTCCGGAGTCGCACATCGGGAAGGAAATGGGTGCCCTGGTCCGGGCAGCCTCACCACCTCCACGCACTTCTTCCACGGCCAG CCGCTGCC GCCACCCAGCCGCCACGTGCCTCATGAGAAATTGCAGAGTCACATAACCCTAGGGGAGCCGTCGCTTCTCGGACAGTTCTTCCAGACCTCCATGGGCGCAGACTATTTACCCCCCGGGATGCAGAAGCCGCCGAAAGCGCTCAACCTCCACTTGCTGCAAAGCAACCTGCCCCAGGGCACAGGCA aaacagattttttaaCCATGAACCAGAAGATGCTGAAGCCACACAGAATagctccagcctccatgactgAGGAGATGCCACAgcgg TGCAAGTATAGCCACTTGGAGCCCCCGCTGGGTAGACAGCGCTTCTTCTCAACCCTAAACAAGGATGAGTTTGCTTTCAAGTACCAGGGCCCAGCAGTGCTGAGATGGGACGACCTCCAGGAGACTCATGTGCCCCTGGGCTCCCCTCACCAGTGGGGCTGTGGGGCTGGGAAGGTGGACCCTCGGGCCCCCCAGACCCCTACCTACCCATGCCGTAGCCAGCAATAA